Genomic DNA from Microbacterium sp. NC79:
TACTCGCGCCCGGACAGTTCGACAGCCTTGTCCAGGACCGGGCGAACCTGGTCAATCTCGTACATGTTCTCGACGTTCTGCTTGATGAAAGCGACGCGCTCGAGACCCATGCCGGTGTCGATGTTCTTGTGCGGCAGTTCGCCGACGATGTCGAAGTCAACCTTCGAGCGTACGTTCGTGATGAGATCCTGCATGAACACGAGGTTCCAGATCTCCAGGAATCGGTTGTCGTCGACGGCCGGGCCGCCATCCTTGCCATAGGCAGGACCGCGGTCGTAGTAAATCTCAGAACAGGGGCCCGCCGGGCCGGGCTGGCCAGTGTGCCAGTAGTTGTCTTCTGCGCCCAGCCGCTGAATGCGTTCCAGCGGAAGACCGGCAACCTTTTGCCACAGGTCGGATGCCTCGTCATCGGTCTCGAAAACCGTGACCCAGAGAGAGTCAGGGTCAAAGCCCAGGCCGCCGTCAGCTTCTGGCGTCGTCAAAAGACCCCAAGCCATCCGGATGGCTTCTTCTTTGAAGTAGTCGCCAAACGACCAGTTGCCGAGCATTTGGAAGAACGTGCCGTGACGGGCCGTCTTACCGACCTCTTCGATGTCGTTGGTGCGGATGCACTTCTGCACGTCTGCAATGCGCGGGTGCGGGGCCGGAACCACGCCAGAGAGGTAGGGAATGAACGGAACCATGCCAGCGATCGTGAACAGAATCGACGGGTCATCGCTGACCAGCGATGCCGACGGCACGATGGTGTGGTCGTTCTTCTCGAAGTAGTCCAGGTAACGCTGGGCGATATCCGCGGTCTTCATAACGTGAGGAGTCGTTCCTTAGTGAGCGGTGAGCTCGGGTGAATCAGTTGGTCTGCTGTGCGCTCTCAGCGGCGCTCACAACGGAGGCTGTGGCATCTTCTACGATCGCATGAAGCGTGTTTTGCTGATCGCGATAGGCGTCTGACATGCGATCGGTGAACTCGGTAATGCGCGCATCCACCTGTTCAAAAAGTTCGTGGCCACGCGGATCCTTGTTGATCAGGTGGGCAGCAACGAAACCACCGATGATGCCAAGCACGAACCAGCGTAGGTTCTTCATGTCATGTTCCTCGTCGTCGGGGCGCTGGAAACCAGCACGTCTCCATCGTAGACGCGAAGAGGCGCCGGGAATCCCGACGCCTCTCCAAAAGCGCTGTGATTAGCGAGCTGCGTAGTACTCGACGACGAGCTGAACTTCACAGGTCACGGGGACCTCTGCGCGCTTCGGAGCGCGCACAAGGCGTGCCTGAAGCTTGTCGAGCTGAACCTCGAGGTAACCCGGAACCGGGGGCAGAACGTCGGCGTGACCGCCGGCTGCTGCAACCTGGAACGGTTCGAGAGCTTCGCTCTTCTCCTTGACGTGGATGAGCTGACCCGGCTTCACGCGGAAGGAGGGGCGGTCAACCAGCTGGCCGTCAACGAGGATGTGGCGGTGCACGACGAGCTGACGTGCCTGCGCCGTGGTGCGAGCAAAACCTGCACGCAGCACGAGAGCGTCAAGACGCACCTCGAGGATCTCGACCAGGTTTTCACCGGTCAGACCATCAACGCGGCGAGCCTCGTTGAATGCGATGCGGAGCTGCTTCTCGCGGATGCCGTACTGGGCGCGAAGACGCTGCTTCTCACGAAGACGAACAGCGTAGTCGCTGTCTGCCTTGCGCTTGGTGCGGCCGTGCTCACCCGGGCCGTATGCGCGCTTTTCAAGAATGCGTGCAGCCTTGGGGGTAAGCGGGATTCCGAGCGAGCGCGACAGGCGCGCCTTGCTACGGGTACGAGACTTCGTCGACACGAAGGCCCTTCCTTTCTGACGTGGTCACGTCGTTCATGACTCACGGGCGTATCCCCGCTTCCTCGCCCACTATGTGCGCACGCCGGGGCACTCACAGTGGTGGTGGAGAGGAAGGAGATGCTCGAAAACTTGGTTCGAGCCGCGTCAATGCTACCAGACACCAGGAAGCGCGCCTGGGAAACGCCCGTCGTACGAGGAGGTCGCGTCACGCGCACCTGCTGTCGAAATGATCAGCTCTCGAGAATGCGCCGGATGCGCTCGAGGCGCGCCGCAACATCGCGCTCCGCCCCGAGGTTCTTGGGTTCGTAATAACGCCGGCCCACGAGTTCGTCTGGCAAATACTGTTGCGACACCACACCGACCTCATGGTCGTGCGGGTACTTGTAGCCCTTACCGTGCCCGAGTCGTTTCGCCCCCGCATAGTGGGCGTCGCGGATGGGCTTGGGTACACGGCCAAAGCCGCCGGCGCGCACGTCGGCAATGGCAGCGTCGATTGCCACATATGCGGCGTTCGACTTCGCCGTGGTGGCGAGGTAGACGGTCGCTTCCGCAAGCGGAATACGCCCCTCGGGCATACCGATAAAAGCGACCGCATCAGCCGCGGCAACGGCAATCACGAGCGCATGCGGGTCGGCAAGGCCAATATCTTCAGCGGCAGAAATGACGAGACGACGCGCGATAAAGCGGGGGTCTTCGCCTGCCTCGATCATGCGCGCAAGGTAGTGGATTGCAGCGTCGACATCGGAACCACGTATTGACTTAATGAACGCACTGATGACGTCATAGTGTTCGTCACCCTGCCGGTCATAGCGCAGCAGGGCACGATCGACCGCTTGCGAAACGTGCTCGGCTGTGATGGTCGCCTCACCGTTGTCATCGCCGGCAACGACAGCCGCAGCTTCTAGCGCCGTCAAAGCGCGACGCGCATCGCCTGAGGCCAGATGCACGAGTGCGTTCAACGCTTCGGGTTCGAGCGACACCTTGCCGTTGAGTCCGCGCACATCGCTCACTGCCCGCTGCACAAGCACCGTGAGGTCTTCATCTGTCAGCGGAGCAAGCGTCAACAGGAGCGAACGGGACAACAGCGGCGAAATGACGGAGAATGACGGGTTCTCTGTCGTCGCGGCGATCAAAATGACCCAGCCATTCTCCACACCTGGCAGCAGAGCGTCTTGTTGTGCCTTCGTGAAGCGGTGAATCTCGTCAAGGAAGAGGATCGTGGTGGCGCCGTAAAGATCGCGCTGGGTCATGGCGTCTTGCATGACCTCACGAACGTCTTTCACGCCGGCGGTGATGGCACTGAGCTCAACGAAGCGTCGACCGCTGGAACGGGCGATAGCCTGCGCGAGCGTGGTCTTGCCCGTGCCTGGAGGACCCCACAGGATCACCGAAACGGCGCCGGGGGCCGCATCACGATCAGCCAGTTTCACCAGGGGTGACCCCGGACGCAGCAGGTGTTGTTGGCCAGCGACCTCGTCGAGCGACGTGGGGCGCATTCTCACAGCAAGCGGAGTTTGGCCCTGATGAAGCGCAGCGGACGAGGTCATACCCCCATGCTATCGACGGCCTCGGACGCTCGCCGATTCCGGCACCGGAGGCGTCACCGATGACGGCACCGCACCAGTGGTTCCGTCTCTTCGAATGAAACACGCGGTGCGACGTTTCGCCCAGGGTTGAACTGAACTCTGCCCTGCGTACTAGGCTGTTGCTGTCCTTTCCACTCCACCACGGCGGCCGCCGCGTCAGGAGAATCACGTGTCCAGCACAGAGCCCACCAACGAAGAAGCAACGACCCCCGAGGTCGCAGCTGAAACTGTCGAATCCCCCGAACAGGAGGTGACGACGAACGAGGCTGTTACCGAAGAGCAGACGCCCGCTGTTGAGACGGCGGTTGCGGATTCTTCCGCGCCTGCTGCTCCTGCTGCAACCGCCGAGACGGCAACTCCCGCGCCTAAGCCTGCGCCGATGCCGCGCCCGGTACCGAAGGCTCCTGCCAAGCCCGCTGCGCCCGCCGCTCCTGCGGAACCATGGGGTCGCGTTGACGAGGCTGGCGTCGTGTCGGTCCGTGAAGGTAGCGAGTGGCGCGTCGTTGGTGAGTACCCTGACGGCACTCCCGATGAAGCACTCGCGTACTTCGTGCGTAAGTTTGATGAGCTTGAGTTCAAGGTGCGCATCCTGGAGCAGCGTCGCGGTAGCGGCGCCTCGGCCGCTGACCTGGCTCAGCAGGCCGCACACGTCAGCAAGGAGTTGGATGGCGCAGCTGCCGTCGGCGACCTCGCTGGCCTTGTGGCACGCATCGCGGCACTGACCGAAACGCTGAGCGCCGCGACCGAAGAAGAACAGCGCGCCCAGCGCGAGGCTGTCGACGCCGCCATCGCAGAGCGTACGGTGCTCGTCGAAAAGGCCGAGGCTCTCGCCGCCCGCGACCCGAAGACGGTGCAGTGGAAGGTGGCTTCTGCCGAGCTTTCCGCACTGTTCGACGAGTGGCAGGCACACCAGCAGACCGGCCCGCGTCTGCCCAAGAACACCGCAAATGACCTGTGGAAGCGTTTCCGCAACGCACGTAGCACGGTCGAGCGCCACCGCCGCGAGTTCTTCGCTCAGCTCGACGAGACTCACAAGGGTGCCCGTCAGACGAAGACGAAGCTCGTCGAGCGCGCCGAAGCTCTGGCATCGCGTGGCGAAGAAGGTATCGCCGCTTACCGCTCGCTTCTTGACGAGTGGAAGACGTCAGGCCGCGCAGGTCGCAAGGTTGACGACGCCCTGTGGGCTCGTTTCAAGGCAGCAGGTGACGCCCTGTACGCCGCACGCGCCGAGCGTGATGCGGCTGAGCAGGCCGAGTCCCTCCCCCTCATCGAAGCACGCAAGGCGCTTCTCGTTGAGGCGGCCGCTGTCGCTGATGAGGCTGACCTTCGTAAGGCTCGTCAGCTGCTCACCGGCATCCAGCGTCGCTGGGACGAGGTTGGTCGCATCTTCCCGCGTGACAAGGAACGCCAGCTCGACGACGAAATGCGCAAGATCGAGCAGGCACTGCGCTCGCGCGAAGACGTTGATTGGAAGAAGAACAACCCGGAGACGCAGGCTCGCGCCGACGGCATGAGCCGTCAGTTGCTCGACGCTATCGAGAAGCTGGAATCGGAGCTGGCTGCCGCTGAGAAGGCCGGCGACGCGAAGGCCGTCAAGGACGCAAAGGAAGCGCTGGACGCTCGCCGCGCGTGGCTGAAGGCGCTCGGCGCCTAAGTCGTCATTCGTTTCGAAGGGGTGTCACGCGCAGGCGTGGCACCCCTTGTTCTTTCCACTGAAGGGCTCCTCCCCCGGTTTGTCCACAGAATAGGTCGGAACCACGGTGCGGCGCCGCATGCTGGCTCAGACTGGGCGCATGAGTAGCGCAGTGAAGTTTCCTGGCCATCCGCTGTCTTTGGCTGAGCTATCCGCCGCGGCACTCGACGGCGACGTGGTTCCGCTCGGCGAGGGCTACGTGCCGACAGACGCACCCGAGACGCCCTGGCTGCGTGCGCGTTCGCTCGCACCGATGCTGGCGCCTGCGATGGCTGCCACGCACGCCGTCGCTGCCTGGGTATGGGGCGCACTGGCAGAATGCCCGGCGGCCATTACCGCGCAGCGTGCCACAGCTCACCGCGTGAATGTCGGGCCCCGTGCGCGAGTCGTCTACCGCGATGGTTTCGTCGGTGAAGATGACCTGGTGTGGTTCGGCGATGTTGCCGTCACGAGTGTTGAGCGCACGATCGCTGATTTGGCGCGCGAGAGAGACATGACGGTCACCAGGTTGATGATCTTCAACCATCCGCGCGGCGTTGCCGGCGCCGTGTCGTGGTGTTTGCAGCACACGAAACTACCCGGTGTACCAAAGGCGCTGTTGTTGCTCCAGGCGCTCGCTACCGACGGTGAATCCGCTACGACTGGGTGACGCGATAGACGTCGTACACCGCGTCAATACGGCGCACCGCGTTCAGAACCCGATCCAGGTGGACGGTGTCGCCCATTTCGAATACGAAACGGCTCAGGGCAAGGCGATCGTTCGTGGTCTGAACGGTCGCAGACAAAATGTTGACGTGGTGTTCCGAGAGCACTCGTGTCACGTCTGAGAGCAAGCCGGAGCGATCCAGGGCTTCTACCTGGATCTGCACCATGAAGACGCTCTTCGTGGTCGGTGCCCAATCGACCTCAATGAGGCGATCCTTATCCTGCTTCAGTGCAGCCACGTTATTGCAGTCGGCGCGGTGTACGCTGACGCCGCTGCCGCGGGTGACGAAGCCGACAATCGCATCGCCAGGTACCGGGGTGCAACACTTCGCGAGCTTCACCAGAATATCGGGTGCTCCGCGCACGAGGATTCCGGAGTCACCGTTGCGGGGCGCGCGCGACTTGCCAACGGTTGGAATCTCGATGGGACCGGTAGCGGTGTCGTTCGCGTTGACAATCGCCGCAACCTTTTCCAGCACCGACTGGGTGGAGATATGCCCTTCGCCGACAGCCGCGTACAGCGCTGAGACATCTTCGTAGCGCATTTGCAGTGCGACTTCCAGGAACGAGTCCTGGTTCATCAGGCGTTGCAGTGGCAGGTTCTGGCGGCGCATCGCACGTGCGATCGCGTCCTTACCCTGCTCGATGGCTTCTTCACGACGTTCCTTCGTGAACCAGCCACGAATCTTATTGCGCGCGCGTGTCGACGCGACAAAGTTCAGCCAGTCTTGGCTGGGGCCAGCGTCGGGGTTTTTCGAGGTGAAGACCTCGACGATCTCGCCCGAGTTGAGTTTCGTCTCCAACGGCACCAGGCGTCCGTTGACCTTGGCACCCATGGTGCGATGGCCAATCTCCGTGTGCACGGCATACGCGAAGTCGACGGGTGTGGCACCGGTCGGGAGCCCAATCACTCGTCCCTTCGGGGTGAAGACGTAGACCTCTTTCGCACCGATTTCAAAACGGAGCGAGTCAAGGAACTCACCGGGGTCAGCCGTCTCTGCACCCCAGTCGGAGATGCGCGCGACCCAGGCCAGATCAGCGTCTGTCGCCTTGGTGTCTGCACCGTTGCCTGCCATGCGCTCTTTGTATGCCCAGTGCGCAGCGACACCGTACTCGGCCTGCTGGTGCATTTCGTATGTACGAATCTGCAATTCGACCGTGCGTCCGCCCGGGCCAATAACGGTCGTGTGCAATGACTGATACAGGTTGAACTTGGGGGTGGCGATGTAGTCCTTGAAACGACCGGGCAGGGGCGTCCAGCGTGCGTGCAACGCACCGAGAACGGCGTAGCAATCACGCACGGTAGGAACCAGGACGCGAATACCGATGAGATCGTAAATGTCGTCGAAGGAACGACCACGCACAATCATCTTTTGGTAGACCGAATACAACTGCTTCGGCCTACCCGCCACCTTGCCCTTGATGCGTTGCGCCCGAAGATCTTCCTCGACGGCCGAGATGACGCTCTTCACATACTGCTCGCGCTGCGGCGTGCGCTGTTTAACGAGCGACTCAATCTCGGCGTACATCTTCGGGTGCAAGACCGCAAAGGACAGGTCTTCCAGCTCGCTCTTTACCGTCTGGATACCCAGGCGGTGCGCGAGCGGCGCGTAAATCTCAAGTGTCTCGGTCGCCTTCTTGGCGGCCTTTTCCGTGGGAACGAAGCCCCACGTGCGCGCATTGTGTAGACGGTCAGCGAGCTTAATCATGAGCACGCGAATGTCTTTCGACATCGCGATGATCATTTTGCGGACGGTCTCGGCCTGAGCACTCTCGCCGTACTTGACCTTGTCAAGCTTGGTGACGCCGTCAACGAGAAGCGCAACCTCGTCACCGAACTCGGCCTGCAACTCCTCGAGCGCGTACCCGGTGTCTTCCACCGTGTCGTGCAGCAAAGCCGCCGCGATGGCACGCGGCCCAAGACCCAGCTCAGCAAGAATCTGCGCCACCGCTACGGGGTGGGTGATGTAGGGCTCACCGCTCTGGCGCTTTTGGCCATCGTGCTTCTGAGAAGCCACTTCATATGCCCGCTCGATGATCGTCAGATCACCGCGCGGGTGGTGCGAACGCACGGTACGCAGCAAATGCTCCATATCGTCGCGTCGCACCGACCGGGAGAAGATGCGCGGAACCATCCAGCGCAGGCTGGAGTGATTACCGGGGGCAGGAGGAACTGTCTCTGTCATACGTTCCACCTCCCCCGGTACATCTCAGCTCATCATAGTGCGCGGGCACGCCCGCACCTGCGCATCAAGCAGCTTCGCGCGCAGCGAGCACCTTCGCGTCGTGACGCTGGATGTCCGGCTCCGACTCACGCAGGAACGAGTACAGCGGCGCCGCAACAAACAGCGTCGAGTATGCCGCCACGATGATACCCACGGTGATGGACAGCGAAATGTCGCTCAACGTCTGAGCACCCATCCACATCGCACCGATGATGAGGATGGCTCCCACGGGAAGCACGGCCACGATCGAGGTGTTAATGGAGCGGATGAGCGTCTGGTTAACGCCGAGGTTGACCGACTCACCAAACGTGCGCGTTGAGGCCGAACCCTGTTCCCACGTTGTCTCTCGAATCTTGTCGAACACGACGGTGGTGTCGTAGAGCGAGTAGCCGAGGATCGTGAGGAAGCCGATGACGGCGGCAGGAGAAATCTCAAAGCCGAACGCTGCGTAGATGCCGAGCGTGATGATGAGAACGTCGAGAAGGCCGATGATCGCAGCCAGCGACATCTTCCAGGTGCGGAAGTAGATCGCCAGAATCAGGAACGCGAGAGCGAGGAAGACGCCAAGGCCCCACAGCGATTGCTTGGTGACGTCTGCACCCCATGACGGGCCAACGAAGCTCGCGGTGACGGCCGTGCTCTCTTCAACGCCGAACTTGTCAGCCAGCGAAGCCGAGACCAGTCGTGTCTCTTCCTGCGACATCTGCGACGTCTGCACGCGGATATCGGTGCCACCGACGGTGGTCACCTTGGTGGTGGCATCCGGAACGACGCTAACCACGGCGTCGCGGGCATCTGCCTGCGCTGCAATGGATTCGTCGGCGGTCGTCGCCCCCGACACGGTGAACTGGGATCCGCCCGTGAACTCAATTGAGAACTGCGGAACACGGATGAACAGCACAGCGATCGAGGCGAGAACGAGCGCTGCCGCGATGATGAACCACAACTTGCGCTTCTGCACGAAGGGAACGGAGCGTTCACCGGTGTACAGGTCATTACCGAGTTGACTCATAGCACCCATTAGTCTTCGTTCCTTTCCTTCGTCGTGGTGGCATTTCGGGCGGCGGAAGCCTCCGCAGCCTTGCGCTCAGCGATCGTCTGACGGCGCTGCGCTTCGCCACGGCTCTTGGCATCCTTCGCGGCCTTACCGCGGCTGGCAGCCGTCGTCGGAACCGCCTTGAACTGGGCACGCTCACGGTAAACAGCGCCGAGTGCTTCCGCGTTCATACCGGAGAACGGGTGTCCTCCACCGAAGAAGCGGGTGCGCGCAAGCAGCTGCATGACGGGGTGCGTGAACAGGATGAAGATCAATACGTCGATGACGGTGGTCAGACCCAGCGTGAAAGCGAAGCCCTTCACCGACGAGTCAGCGAGCACGTAGAGAACCACTGCTGCCAACACGTTGATCGACTTGGAGATGTAGATCGTGCGCTTGGCGCGGTCCCAACCGTCTTCCACAGCCGCGGTTACCGACTTGCCATCGCGGAGCTCATCACGAATACGTTCGAAGTACACGATGAACGAGTCCGCGGTGAAACCGATCGTGACGATCAAACCAGCCACACCGGCGAGCGAAAGGCGGAAGCCCATGCGCCACGCCAGGATGCACAGCGTGATGTATGTGATGACAGCCATCACCGCGAGTGACGCGATGATCACGACACCCAGTGCACGGTAAGAGATCAGGGAGTACAGCGCGACGAGTGCGAGACCAATCAACGCGGCGATCAGACCGATCTGCAGCTGCTGGGTGCCAAGCGTCGCCGAGATCTGCGAGTTGGACTGCGTCTCAAAGCTCAACGGCAATGCACCGAACTTCAGCTGCTCAGCAAGAGCCTTCGTGCCTTCGGCATCCAACGTCGGGCCAGAGATCGACGGGCGACCGTCAAGAATCTGTGCCTGCATTTCAGGTGCGGAGATCACGAGACCGTCTAGCACGAACGCGAATTGACGCTGCGAACCGGTCATGGTCACCAGCCGCTTGCTGATCTCGCCGAAGATCTTGGTGCCCTCGTCGTCGAAGTCGAGCTGCACAAGCCACTGCGCGCGCTGCTGGTCGTAGCCATTGGTCGCGTCATCAATGTGTGAACCGTCAAGTTCAACCGGGCCGAGGATGTACTTCGTGAAGCCGTCAGCGTCACACGCGATCATCGCCGCGTCCGTATCTGCCTTCGACGGGTCGTTCTGCGGTGCAGCACAGTCGAATGCGTTGAACTGTGCGGCGAGTTCTTCCGTCACCCAGTTCAAGTCGGAAGCGTTGGTCGGCTCTGTCGCCGGCGTTGCTGCCAGTGACTGCGTCGGCCACGGGTACGGCGTTTCGGTTCCGTCTTCGCCGATAAAGGTGTTCGCGCCCTGCGAGGCCGCAAGCACGGGGCGCAACGTCATCTGTGCGCTGGCTTCGAGGCGGTCGCTGGTTTCTTGGTCGATGGTTCCGGGAACCTGAACGACGATGTTGCGGCCACCCTCGGTGAGAATCTCCGATTCGGAGACGCCGGAAGCGTCGACACGCTGACGGATAATGCCGACAGCCTGTTGCAGCTGTTCTGGCGAGGGGTCCGCCCCATCTTCCGTCTGCGCGGAGAGCGTGATCTGCGTCCCGCCCTGCAGGTCGAGCGCGAGCTCAGGGGTCCATGAGCTCTTTTCGAAGA
This window encodes:
- the secD gene encoding protein translocase subunit SecD, whose amino-acid sequence is MATSTPVRHAWRALIGLVAVIAVLFGVNALGVFVFEKSSWTPELALDLQGGTQITLSAQTEDGADPSPEQLQQAVGIIRQRVDASGVSESEILTEGGRNIVVQVPGTIDQETSDRLEASAQMTLRPVLAASQGANTFIGEDGTETPYPWPTQSLAATPATEPTNASDLNWVTEELAAQFNAFDCAAPQNDPSKADTDAAMIACDADGFTKYILGPVELDGSHIDDATNGYDQQRAQWLVQLDFDDEGTKIFGEISKRLVTMTGSQRQFAFVLDGLVISAPEMQAQILDGRPSISGPTLDAEGTKALAEQLKFGALPLSFETQSNSQISATLGTQQLQIGLIAALIGLALVALYSLISYRALGVVIIASLAVMAVITYITLCILAWRMGFRLSLAGVAGLIVTIGFTADSFIVYFERIRDELRDGKSVTAAVEDGWDRAKRTIYISKSINVLAAVVLYVLADSSVKGFAFTLGLTTVIDVLIFILFTHPVMQLLARTRFFGGGHPFSGMNAEALGAVYRERAQFKAVPTTAASRGKAAKDAKSRGEAQRRQTIAERKAAEASAARNATTTKERNED
- the rpsD gene encoding 30S ribosomal protein S4, producing MSTKSRTRSKARLSRSLGIPLTPKAARILEKRAYGPGEHGRTKRKADSDYAVRLREKQRLRAQYGIREKQLRIAFNEARRVDGLTGENLVEILEVRLDALVLRAGFARTTAQARQLVVHRHILVDGQLVDRPSFRVKPGQLIHVKEKSEALEPFQVAAAGGHADVLPPVPGYLEVQLDKLQARLVRAPKRAEVPVTCEVQLVVEYYAAR
- a CDS encoding DUF349 domain-containing protein, with product MPRPVPKAPAKPAAPAAPAEPWGRVDEAGVVSVREGSEWRVVGEYPDGTPDEALAYFVRKFDELEFKVRILEQRRGSGASAADLAQQAAHVSKELDGAAAVGDLAGLVARIAALTETLSAATEEEQRAQREAVDAAIAERTVLVEKAEALAARDPKTVQWKVASAELSALFDEWQAHQQTGPRLPKNTANDLWKRFRNARSTVERHRREFFAQLDETHKGARQTKTKLVERAEALASRGEEGIAAYRSLLDEWKTSGRAGRKVDDALWARFKAAGDALYAARAERDAAEQAESLPLIEARKALLVEAAAVADEADLRKARQLLTGIQRRWDEVGRIFPRDKERQLDDEMRKIEQALRSREDVDWKKNNPETQARADGMSRQLLDAIEKLESELAAAEKAGDAKAVKDAKEALDARRAWLKALGA
- a CDS encoding ATPase, encoding MKNLRWFVLGIIGGFVAAHLINKDPRGHELFEQVDARITEFTDRMSDAYRDQQNTLHAIVEDATASVVSAAESAQQTN
- the secF gene encoding protein translocase subunit SecF yields the protein MGAMSQLGNDLYTGERSVPFVQKRKLWFIIAAALVLASIAVLFIRVPQFSIEFTGGSQFTVSGATTADESIAAQADARDAVVSVVPDATTKVTTVGGTDIRVQTSQMSQEETRLVSASLADKFGVEESTAVTASFVGPSWGADVTKQSLWGLGVFLALAFLILAIYFRTWKMSLAAIIGLLDVLIITLGIYAAFGFEISPAAVIGFLTILGYSLYDTTVVFDKIRETTWEQGSASTRTFGESVNLGVNQTLIRSINTSIVAVLPVGAILIIGAMWMGAQTLSDISLSITVGIIVAAYSTLFVAAPLYSFLRESEPDIQRHDAKVLAAREAA
- a CDS encoding bifunctional (p)ppGpp synthetase/guanosine-3',5'-bis(diphosphate) 3'-pyrophosphohydrolase; its protein translation is MTETVPPAPGNHSSLRWMVPRIFSRSVRRDDMEHLLRTVRSHHPRGDLTIIERAYEVASQKHDGQKRQSGEPYITHPVAVAQILAELGLGPRAIAAALLHDTVEDTGYALEELQAEFGDEVALLVDGVTKLDKVKYGESAQAETVRKMIIAMSKDIRVLMIKLADRLHNARTWGFVPTEKAAKKATETLEIYAPLAHRLGIQTVKSELEDLSFAVLHPKMYAEIESLVKQRTPQREQYVKSVISAVEEDLRAQRIKGKVAGRPKQLYSVYQKMIVRGRSFDDIYDLIGIRVLVPTVRDCYAVLGALHARWTPLPGRFKDYIATPKFNLYQSLHTTVIGPGGRTVELQIRTYEMHQQAEYGVAAHWAYKERMAGNGADTKATDADLAWVARISDWGAETADPGEFLDSLRFEIGAKEVYVFTPKGRVIGLPTGATPVDFAYAVHTEIGHRTMGAKVNGRLVPLETKLNSGEIVEVFTSKNPDAGPSQDWLNFVASTRARNKIRGWFTKERREEAIEQGKDAIARAMRRQNLPLQRLMNQDSFLEVALQMRYEDVSALYAAVGEGHISTQSVLEKVAAIVNANDTATGPIEIPTVGKSRAPRNGDSGILVRGAPDILVKLAKCCTPVPGDAIVGFVTRGSGVSVHRADCNNVAALKQDKDRLIEVDWAPTTKSVFMVQIQVEALDRSGLLSDVTRVLSEHHVNILSATVQTTNDRLALSRFVFEMGDTVHLDRVLNAVRRIDAVYDVYRVTQS
- a CDS encoding replication-associated recombination protein A encodes the protein MTSSAALHQGQTPLAVRMRPTSLDEVAGQQHLLRPGSPLVKLADRDAAPGAVSVILWGPPGTGKTTLAQAIARSSGRRFVELSAITAGVKDVREVMQDAMTQRDLYGATTILFLDEIHRFTKAQQDALLPGVENGWVILIAATTENPSFSVISPLLSRSLLLTLAPLTDEDLTVLVQRAVSDVRGLNGKVSLEPEALNALVHLASGDARRALTALEAAAVVAGDDNGEATITAEHVSQAVDRALLRYDRQGDEHYDVISAFIKSIRGSDVDAAIHYLARMIEAGEDPRFIARRLVISAAEDIGLADPHALVIAVAAADAVAFIGMPEGRIPLAEATVYLATTAKSNAAYVAIDAAIADVRAGGFGRVPKPIRDAHYAGAKRLGHGKGYKYPHDHEVGVVSQQYLPDELVGRRYYEPKNLGAERDVAARLERIRRILES